The sequence below is a genomic window from Citricoccus muralis.
TCGCTGCCAGGGACACCTTGGTGGAGTTGCCGTGGTCAGAAACGAAGGTTCCCTCGGTGCCGAGGTGGTACTTCACGTCGCCGGAGCCCTGGTTGACGTCGCGGCTGCCGGTGCCGGCAAATTCGCGGAATACCTGGGAATAGGTCTTTCCAGCGATGTTAGTCAGCACGTTGAGGCGACCGCGGTGAGCCATACCAATGGCGACCTCGTCGAGTCCGTCATCGGCGGCGCCGGAAATGGCAGCGTCTAGCAGAGCGATCAGGGATTCGCCACCCTCCAGGGAGAAGCGCTTCTGGCCGACGAACTTCGTCTGCAGGAAGGTCTCGAAGGCCTCGGCAGCGTTGAGGCGGCCGAGAATACGCAGCTGCTCTTCGCGGGTCGGTTTGGCGTAGGGGTGCTCCAACTCATCCTGGAACCACTGGCGCTCCTCAGGCGAGTTGAGATGCATGTACTCGATGCCGGTGTTGCGGCAGTAGGCATCGCGCAGCACTCCGAGGATGTCGCGCAGCGGCAGGGCGGACTTGCCGCCGAATCCGCCCGTGGGCCATTCGCGATCCAGGTCCCAGAGGGTCAGGCCGTGCGAGAGGATATCCAGATCGGGGTGCTTGCGCATGGAGTATTCCAGCGGGTCCACATCCGCGATCAGGTGACCACGCACGCGGTAGGCGTGGATCATCTGCTGGATCCGGGCTACCTTGCCGATCTGGTCTTCCGGGTTGACCTGCACATCGGGTTTCCAGCGTACCGGCTCATACGGAATACGCAGGGACTCGAAGATCTCCTCGTAGAAACCGTCGGCCCCTAGCAGTAACTGGTGAACTTCCTTCAGGAATTCACCGGAGGAAGCGCCCTGGATCACGCGGTGATCGTAGGTGGAGGTCAGGGTGATGGTCTTGGAAATTGCCAGGCGGGCCAGCGTCTTCTCGGAAGAACCCTGGAACTCGGCCGGGTAGGTTAGGGCACCGACACCGATGATCGCGGCCTGGCCCTCAGATAGGCGGGCCACTGAGTGCACGGTGCCGATGCCGCCGGGGTTGGTCAGCGTGACGGTGGTCCCGGCGTAGTCGTCTAGGCCTAGCTTGTTGTTACGGGCCTTTTTCACGAGGTCTTCATAGGCCTGCCAGAACTCGCGGAAGTCCAGAGACTCTGCGCCCTTGATGTTCGGGGCGACCAGGGTGCGCGAGCCATCGGGCTGGGGCAGGTCGATGGCCAGGCCGAAGTTGATGTGCGCCGGCTCCACCATGGTCGGCTTGTTGCCGTCCAGGCGATAGAGATTGTTCATCTCGGGGTGCTTCACCAGGGCACGGATCAGTGCGTAACCGATCAGGTGGGTGAACGACACCTTGCCACCGCGGGAACGAGCCAGGTGGTTGTTGATGACGACCCGGTTGTCGATCAGCGCCTTGGCAGGCAGGTCACGGACGGTGGTTGCCGTCGGGACCGTCAGCGAGGCATCCATGTTTTTGGCCACGGCCCGTGCCATACCGCGCAACGGGGTGACCTTGTCCTCGGCCGGCTTGTCCTCGGCGGTCGGCTTCTTCTTTTTGGAGGACTTGGCCGGCTCGGAGGGAATCGCCTCGGTGGCGGTCGTGGACTTCTTCACCTTGGGTGCAGCCTTTTCGGCTGGCTCAGCGGGGGCCTTCTGTGCGCTCTGCTCGCTCGGAGCGGCGGCCTTGGGCGCCGACGCCTGCGCTGGGGCAGACTCTTTCGACGCGGAAGGGGAACTGGTACCGGCCGACGGTGCTGGCTTATCGCCGTTCGTCGTCGAGGACGAGGCACCTTCCAGGCGGGCAAAGATCTCAGCCCACTTGGGGTCTACCGAGGACTTGTCCGCTTTGTATTTGTCGTAGATATCCGCAACAAGCCATTCGTTTCCGGGGAATTCCTCGGAGAGCTGAGCGGACGTAAGTTCTGGCACGGTGAAACGCCTCTTCCGTAATCAGGATGTTGATCTGTTGGCGAGGGCGAACCATCAAGCCGGAAGTGGAGGCCCTCAACCTCTATGGTGTTCTCCACCTGACTCGTGAGTCACCCGGAGAACGGCTCCCTCCAGCATAGTGATGTTTTGCGCCGAATCTCCACATAACATCGGGGTGGACGCGAAAAAACTTCGAACCCTCGAAGGTCGCTGATTGAACGGTTCCTCCGAGCGCCAGAGATGACAGGATGAAGAAATGAAGTTCTTGACTCAGCCGATGACCGATCTCACCTATTCGGACGTTTTCCTTGTACCGTCGCGGTCCGAACTGACCAGCCGCATGGACGTCGACATCTCCGCTGACGACGGCACCGGCTCGACGATCCCGCTTGTTGCCGCCAACATGAACGGCGTGACGGGACGACGCATGGCTGAGACGATGGCCCGGCGCGGGGGACTCGCGGTGCTTCCTCAGGACGTTCCCGTCGAGCTGATCCAGGATGTGACCTCCTGGGTGAAGTCCCGACACGCCGTCGTGGAGACCCCGCTGACCCTGAGTGAAGACGACCGGGTGCTGGATGTTCACCACCTTTCCTCTAAGCGCAATCACGATTCGGTGTGCATCGTGCGCCAGACCGAGACCGGAGCGACGCTGGTGGGTGTCGTACGCGTCAAAGACTGTGAAGAACTGGATCATTTTGCGTCCATCGCCTCCGTGATGCGCCAGCCAGCTCTCACCCTCGAGGTGTCAGAGCTCGACGGCGGTGCGGGCGAGGAGTCGGTCTTTGAGACCCTGTACGAACGCTTCCACGCTGCCCAGGCCACCTATGTGCCGGTGCTGGACGGCGAAAACCTGGTGGGTGTGCTCACCCCGGGTGGGGTCTTGCGTTCGGGTATCTTCGAGCCCACGCTGGATCAGGCCGGAGCGCTGCGGGTGGCTGCGGCGGTCGGCATCAATGGTGACGTGCGCGGTAAGGCTGAGGCCCTGGTCTCCGGCGGCGTCGACGTGCTCGTGGTCGACACAGCTCACGGCCACCAGGCGAAAATGTTGGAAGCGCTGCGCACGGTCCGGGATCTGCCCGTGCCGATCGTGGCCGGGAACGTAGTCTCGGCGGATGGCGTCCGAGATCTCGTGGAGGCCGGTGCCGACATTCTGAAGGTCGGTGTCGGCCCGGGCGCCATGTGCACCACCCGCATGATGACGGCGGTGGGACGTCCCCAGTTCTCGGCCGTCTATGAATGCGCCCAAGCCGCAGCCGAACTCGGCAAGCACGTGTGGGCGGACGGGGGAGTGCGCTACCCCCGCGACGTCGCCCTGGCCCTGGCCGCTGGCGCCTCCCAGGT
It includes:
- a CDS encoding multifunctional oxoglutarate decarboxylase/oxoglutarate dehydrogenase thiamine pyrophosphate-binding subunit/dihydrolipoyllysine-residue succinyltransferase subunit; its protein translation is MPELTSAQLSEEFPGNEWLVADIYDKYKADKSSVDPKWAEIFARLEGASSSTTNGDKPAPSAGTSSPSASKESAPAQASAPKAAAPSEQSAQKAPAEPAEKAAPKVKKSTTATEAIPSEPAKSSKKKKPTAEDKPAEDKVTPLRGMARAVAKNMDASLTVPTATTVRDLPAKALIDNRVVINNHLARSRGGKVSFTHLIGYALIRALVKHPEMNNLYRLDGNKPTMVEPAHINFGLAIDLPQPDGSRTLVAPNIKGAESLDFREFWQAYEDLVKKARNNKLGLDDYAGTTVTLTNPGGIGTVHSVARLSEGQAAIIGVGALTYPAEFQGSSEKTLARLAISKTITLTSTYDHRVIQGASSGEFLKEVHQLLLGADGFYEEIFESLRIPYEPVRWKPDVQVNPEDQIGKVARIQQMIHAYRVRGHLIADVDPLEYSMRKHPDLDILSHGLTLWDLDREWPTGGFGGKSALPLRDILGVLRDAYCRNTGIEYMHLNSPEERQWFQDELEHPYAKPTREEQLRILGRLNAAEAFETFLQTKFVGQKRFSLEGGESLIALLDAAISGAADDGLDEVAIGMAHRGRLNVLTNIAGKTYSQVFREFAGTGSRDVNQGSGDVKYHLGTEGTFVSDHGNSTKVSLAANPSHLEAVNPVLEGIVRAKQDRLDRGADSVGSFSVMPVLVHGDAAFAGQGVVAETLNLSQLRGYRTGGTLHVIVNNQVGFTTPPSSARSSTYSTDVARTIQAPIFHVNGDDPESVVRVAQLAYQYRQRFHKDVVIDLICYRRRGHNEGDDPSMTQPRMYNLIEQKRSVRKLYVESLVGRGDITQEEADDAMKDYQARLERAFAEMNEAETSPIPTVGSAHGSRESDEQYVPETTAITEETLQRIGEAHLDIPEDFTVHPKLKALLERRAKMAVNGDIDWGFAELAAFGSLLMEGKSVRLAGQDSQRGTFVQRHAVYHDRINGDEWTPISNLAADQAKLWIYNSLLSEYAALGFEYGYSVERPDALVAWEAQFGDFVNGAQIIIDEFISSAEQKWNQHSSVVLLLPHGYEGQGPDHSSARIERFLQMCAEDNMRVAQPSFGANHFHLLREQAYSTPRRPLVVFTPKQLLRLKAAASSVADFTQVGFRKVVGDDKIGSSAKKVMLVSGRLYYDLLARREKLEDTSTAIVRVEQLYPLPLEEITQQLNQYPDAEVMWVQDEPANQGPWPFMALNLLPELDRKVKLVSRAASASPAAGMKPRHDHELDVLLTEAFGG
- a CDS encoding GuaB1 family IMP dehydrogenase-related protein, with amino-acid sequence MKFLTQPMTDLTYSDVFLVPSRSELTSRMDVDISADDGTGSTIPLVAANMNGVTGRRMAETMARRGGLAVLPQDVPVELIQDVTSWVKSRHAVVETPLTLSEDDRVLDVHHLSSKRNHDSVCIVRQTETGATLVGVVRVKDCEELDHFASIASVMRQPALTLEVSELDGGAGEESVFETLYERFHAAQATYVPVLDGENLVGVLTPGGVLRSGIFEPTLDQAGALRVAAAVGINGDVRGKAEALVSGGVDVLVVDTAHGHQAKMLEALRTVRDLPVPIVAGNVVSADGVRDLVEAGADILKVGVGPGAMCTTRMMTAVGRPQFSAVYECAQAAAELGKHVWADGGVRYPRDVALALAAGASQVMIGSWFAGTYESPGDLFTDSDGRRYKENFGMASARAVQNRTRSEGAYDRARKALFEEGISSSKMYLDPQRPSVEDLLDGITAGLRSSMTYAGATNLSEFRDRAVVGVQSAAGYEEGRPVVQSW